TCGTGACGGCTGCCGCTGGCATTCGCCTCCTGCGGTTGTGGCAGATCCACCGGGAAGTGCAGCCAGGTGTCGGGAGTGGCGGCCCAAAGGCGCTCGCTGGACGCTTCACGCAGGCACTGGATATCAGCGCATTCCAGGGTGGCCATCAGCTGCTCGTTCAGTTTACCGGACTCGCTCAAGGGTTTTCCAGGCAGAATTGCTGATCCAGATGAGGCCCAAGCCCTGGTGTACAGACCCTTGACCTTCTGCGAGTTAACTAACAGAGTAACCAGAGTGGCTCCGGCCCGATGACCCAGCAAGGTGACGGATTTCGGGTCGCCACCAAAGTGGACAATGTTCAACTTGATCCAGTTCAGCACGGCGATGATATCCGTGAGCGCATAGTTGCCAGAAGTTGGCGGATGTGCCTCCTTGGTCAAGGCGTCGAGGGCGAGGAAGCCGAAGACACCCAAACGGAAATTGGGACGCACAAAGATCACATCGTGCGACCGAGAGTAGCGCGCCGATGGACGGAGAATACCCGGCGAAGGACCAGCCAAGGATTCTGCGCCAATCAGAACGACCACTGGCAGGGGGTTGTTGTATCGCACATGGGGAGTGACCACGTCAAGGTAGAGGCAATCCTCGTCGCCAACAGTGGTGCCATTGCCCAATCGCTGCGTGCACACCACACTGCTGTTGTGCGTTGGCAGGGTATCATTCCAGCACATATTGATGTCATCGATCAGTTCTGCCGGCTTCCATCTCAGTCTGTCCACAGGTGGCTTGGCATAGGGAATACCACGGAAGGCAAAGGCTCCATCTTCCTTAACGCCCTCCACGGGTCCGCACCCCGTCACTGCCAATATGTAGCGTCCTTCCCGCAGCGGCGGCGAAGTCAATGTCTCGTGGGTTAGCACATAACCAATTACGCCCAACAGGAGCACAAAAAGCAGGATGCCAAACACAATCAGGGCATCGTCCACACTGCACTTGTAGCCACGCAGACGGGTTAGCAAGGACACGGGTCGAttttgctcctcctcctcggcggCCAGTTTTTCCTCCGCCGCCAGCTTTTCGTCCTTCAGCTCGCCCTTCAGATCCTCGGTACCGTTGGACTTGACGGGAGCCCGATCCACTGTGTCTTGATCCTTGAGGGAATCGTCGAGGGTCTCCATCGAGGCCAGACCGGCCTTGCCCAAGCCCAGCTCCACATCATCGTTGCTCTTCTTTTTCGGTATCATGTTGGCGATTGGCAGCTTGATGGCGTTCAGAAGTCCACGCTTTGGTGGTGCATCGGAGGCGTCTTCAGCGGGCGTAGCTTCAGCTGTGGCTTctgcaaaaacaataaagaatTTTTTAGATTTTGTTTTACGAAATCTCTTCTATGACTTGATAGAACAAGAAATACGAAATACGTTTGCGTATTCTATAATATTAAATGTGCTTACCAGACTTGGCATCTGCGTCTCCATTGACCAGCTGCTTCTTCTCCTTTTCGGCGGATGGCTTGCGGGCAAAGAAGCTGCGCAGGCGTTCTCCCAGTCCTGGGCGAGATTTCTGTTCGTCCTTGCCAGAGCTGGTGGCGGCATCTCCATTGGCCTCCTTATCCTTGTCCTCTTCCTTCTCCTTTTCGAGCAGCTCGCCCTCGGCGCCATCACCCTCTGCCTTGGGCTTGTTTTTCATGAAGAAACCGGGCAGTTTGAGACCTCCGATCGGGATCTTTTTGGGCTTGACCTCGCGCTCCTCCTTGCTTATCTTTTTGTCTTCGGCGCCTTCTGGTTTTGTGCCATTTTCGGCGGGAATATCGATAATCTCTTCTCCATTTCCTGGTTTGGATTGCGCTGATTCAGCATCCTCGATTTTTTTCTCGGCCACTGGTGAGGACTTCTTGCCGGCATTGGGAGAGGATGGTTTGGAGGTCTGCGGACTGGGTGTTTTCTCCTTGCTCTCCTCTTTTTTGTCCAACATTTTGTCCGTTTCCTTGGGCTCCTCTAGCGCCTCTTGCTGGGCGGCTGACGTCTCAGTGGGCGGGGTTTCCTTCTCTTCGAGTTCACCCATATTGTCGTTGAATCAA
This portion of the Drosophila santomea strain STO CAGO 1482 chromosome 3L, Prin_Dsan_1.1, whole genome shotgun sequence genome encodes:
- the LOC120447783 gene encoding neurotactin; the encoded protein is MGELEEKETPPTETSAAQQEALEEPKETDKMLDKKEESKEKTPSPQTSKPSSPNAGKKSSPVAEKKIEDAESAQSKPGNGEEIIDIPAENGTKPEGAEDKKISKEEREVKPKKIPIGGLKLPGFFMKNKPKAEGDGAEGELLEKEKEEDKDKEANGDAATSSGKDEQKSRPGLGERLRSFFARKPSAEKEKKQLVNGDADAKSEATAEATPAEDASDAPPKRGLLNAIKLPIANMIPKKKSNDDVELGLGKAGLASMETLDDSLKDQDTVDRAPVKSNGTEDLKGELKDEKLAAEEKLAAEEEEQNRPVSLLTRLRGYKCSVDDALIVFGILLFVLLLGVIGYVLTHETLTSPPLREGRYILAVTGCGPVEGVKEDGAFAFRGIPYAKPPVDRLRWKPAELIDDINMCWNDTLPTHNSSVVCTQRLGNGTTVGDEDCLYLDVVTPHVRYNNPLPVVVLIGAESLAGPSPGILRPSARYSRSHDVIFVRPNFRLGVFGFLALDALTKEAHPPTSGNYALTDIIAVLNWIKLNIVHFGGDPKSVTLLGHRAGATLVTLLVNSQKVKGLYTRAWASSGSAILPGKPLSESGKLNEQLMATLECADIQCLREASSERLWAATPDTWLHFPVDLPQPQEANASGSRHEWLVLDGDVVFEHPSDTWKREQANDKPVLVMGATAHEAHTEKLRELHANWTREEVRAYLENSQIGALGLTDEVIEKYNASSYASLVSIISDIRSVCPLLTNARQQPSVPFYVVTQGEGADQLATVDADVQAILGRYEPHTVEQRRFVSAMQQLFYYYVSHGTVQSFVPNRRVINVGQDAQPEEDYLPCNYWISKDIVPRYARVD